The Streptomyces sp. NBC_01775 genome includes a region encoding these proteins:
- a CDS encoding YggS family pyridoxal phosphate-dependent enzyme: protein MTAEAAPEPPEAARKAELSENLARVEERIGSACLAAGRKREDVTLVVVPKTYPAGDVRLLAELGVRHVAENRDQDAAPKAAACADLPLTWHFVGQLQTNKARSVAGYADFVHSVDRVRLVSALSVAAVRAERELGCLIQVAFDAESGSVAARGGTAPDGVAALAEAVAGAQGLRLDGVMAVAPLEGPFSGRPGGAFEQLGEISTSLRAAHPAATMVSAGMSSDLEEAVQAGATHVRVGSAVLGERPRLG from the coding sequence GTGACAGCTGAAGCGGCGCCGGAGCCCCCCGAGGCGGCTCGCAAGGCGGAGCTGAGCGAGAACCTCGCCCGGGTGGAGGAGCGCATCGGGAGCGCTTGTCTCGCGGCGGGGCGTAAGCGCGAGGACGTGACTCTCGTCGTGGTCCCCAAGACCTACCCCGCCGGTGACGTACGGCTGCTGGCCGAGCTGGGGGTGCGGCATGTCGCGGAGAACCGGGACCAGGACGCGGCGCCCAAGGCGGCGGCCTGTGCGGACCTGCCGCTCACGTGGCACTTCGTGGGACAGCTCCAGACCAACAAAGCCCGTTCGGTGGCTGGTTATGCCGATTTCGTGCACTCTGTGGACCGTGTCCGGCTCGTCTCGGCGCTCTCGGTCGCCGCGGTGCGCGCCGAGCGCGAGCTGGGGTGTCTGATCCAGGTGGCTTTTGACGCGGAGTCAGGTTCGGTCGCCGCGCGGGGCGGTACGGCGCCCGACGGGGTGGCGGCGCTGGCGGAGGCGGTGGCCGGTGCCCAAGGGCTGCGGCTGGACGGAGTGATGGCGGTGGCTCCGCTGGAAGGGCCCTTCTCGGGCCGTCCCGGCGGGGCTTTCGAGCAGCTGGGGGAAATCTCAACCAGCCTGCGAGCGGCGCATCCTGCTGCCACCATGGTTTCGGCTGGGATGAGCTCGGATCTCGAAGAGGCGGTGCAGGCCGGTGCGACACATGTGCGCGTCGGCAGCGCGGTGCTCGGAGAGCGACCCCGGCTCGGGTAA